Proteins found in one Malassezia vespertilionis chromosome 5, complete sequence genomic segment:
- a CDS encoding uncharacterized protein (COG:U; EggNog:ENOG503P7UB): MVYCKHWNEFKAQALALYARSPDVSRFVLKSRPNTETLILKVTDNHTVRRTALLTQTLKYRAKSTIILNRLDEFQKALLELMSNVKAPVDPSQMVTETVQKSAPLEAPKQAPPKGKGKKKGKKK; encoded by the coding sequence ATGGTGTACTGCAAGCACTGGAACGAGTTCAAGGCACAGGCACTGGCGCTGTATGCACGATCGCCAGATGTGTCGCGATTTGTGCTCAAATCACGCCCAAACACAGAGACTTTGATTCTCAAAGTGACTGATAATCATACCGTACGTCGCACTGCGCTACTTACCCAGACACTCAAATACCGCGCGAAATCGACCATCATCCTGAACAGGCTGGACGAATTTCAAaaggcgctgctcgagctcatGTCGAACGTCAAGGCGCCAGTCGATCCGTCGCAGATGGTGACAGAGACTGTACAAAAGAGCGCCCCGTTGGAAGCGCCGAAGCAAGCGCCCCCTAAGGGCAAAGGAAAAAAGAAGGGAAAAAAGAAGTAA
- a CDS encoding uncharacterized protein (EggNog:ENOG503NWI7; COG:A; COG:K) → MATFTTLLQETITQNKLSSSRVARVTDSAVAAMSDPAGVAKSMVHAHLHSAPKTKLVSLYLFDAVARHAQDIVRRNGAETKHGKAPHTLVEEASVFLRVAQESAAQIGIDCLEHSPPEQIDKVLKVIDIWGRAGTFQAKILQRIQDHAPGKDAMLSPSRDSATGLPANVLALLGGASGPSGAISPAVPSGARSTTPPLPVDPRRSHVTMDPRHIAGKRVDPRRVKTRSDPRRPADPRAEQPTAVDPRTAIRADDPRMESRADPRIASRDPRAQRRAPAQSSPPPTDLGGFDQSKFDPTDPTQWQHLSVLWKNTYHYEPSAQELMMALMSGTLSKEPDARWAAMSGMSMPGMGMPGMGMPGMGMPGMGMPGMSIPGMPMPGMPMPMPVPGMSSPPPNGARSPPAATHDPRRARRNA, encoded by the exons ATGGCG ACGTTTACGACGCTCTTGCAAGAGACGATAACGCAAAACAAATTATCTAGCTCGCGTGTAGCGCGTGTCACAGACAGTGCTGTAGCAGCCATGTCG GATCCTGCCGGAGTTGCGAAAAGCATGGTCCATGCACATCTGCATTCAGCTCCGAAAACCAAGCTAGTGTCGCTGTATCTTTTTGATGCTGTTGCACGGCATGCCCAGGATATCGTGCGACGCAACGGGGCGGAGACAAAGCACGGGAAAGCACCGCACACGCTTGTGGAAGAAGCGTCTGTATTCCTGCGTGTGGCACAAGAATCAGCAGCACAGATTGGGATCGACTGCTTGGAGCATTCGCCACCCGAGCAGATCGACAAAGTGCTCAAGGTGATTGATATTTGGGGCCGTGCAGGCACGTTTCAGGCCAAGattctgcagcgcatccaggATCATGCACCTGGGAAAGACGCAATGCTTTCGCCCTCTCGCGATAGTGCTACTGGCTTGCCTGCTAATGTACTTGCTTTGCTCGGTGGGGCGAGCGGCCCCTCGGGCGCTATCTCGCCCGCTGTGCcatccggcgcgcgcagcacgacgccACCGCTTCCGGTGGACCCACGCAGATCTCACGTAACTATGGACCCACGTCATATAGCGGGAAAACGAGTGGATCCACGGCGTGTGAAGACGCGCTCAGACCCAAGGAGGCCTGCCGATCCACGTGCCGAGCAGCCTACAGCAGTGGACCCACGCACGGCCATTCGCGCTGACGATCCGCGCATGGAGTCTCGTGCGGATCCACGCATCGCATCGCGGGATCCccgcgcccagcgccgcgcacccGCACAGAGTTCCCCTCCTCCAACAGACCTTGGCGGATTTGACCAGTCGAAGTTTGACCCTACCGATCCTACGCAATGGCAGCACCTTTCTGTCTTGTGGAAGAACACGTATCAT TATGAGCCGAGCGCCCAAGAGCTGATGATGGCACTGA TGTCTGGTACGCTATCAAAAGAACCCGATGCACGCTGGGCGGCAATGTCGGGAATGAGCATGCCCGGAATGGGAATGCCAGGGATGGGCATGCCCGGGATGGGCATGCCAGGGATGGGAATGCCAGGGATGAGCATACCCGGGATGCCCATGCCCGGGAtgccgatgccgatgccGGTCCCCGGCATGTCCTCGCCACCCCCCAATGGCGCACGCTCACCCCCAGCCGCGACGCACGAcccacgccgcgcccgtAGAAATGCCTAG
- a CDS encoding uncharacterized protein (EggNog:ENOG503NX72; COG:T) — protein sequence MAEGEERAGACSQVRRERHTALRTSRPRYSLSSFDRRSSLSPQELSESLAESRGAFWNRSTTTPNDVDDLSTRRMMEKRRRIAMEWYDSERIYVEGLALLETLYYNPLYISSQTDDPILPRHALSHIFCNFVDIVQLSRELFFRLEERLGHSVYDTFTTSAPFAAWDPRKDTLGDLLVPIAPFFKMYTLFTKNYAGSVQYIEQGRKTYPRFDTFVQRADVRAGAQGGRNADLGFQSQLLTLVQRVPRYRLFLQALLHNTPRWHADHAFLHTVSLTVDKIAAAMDDQVHEHDAMLVALGLQRTLLGMDERLIVPGRRLLKWGSLLKTGRKDIQLRRIYLFSDMVLLASDRSTADVHDKRAETSLHAPVKHLTQKLRLADFTIVSGDGNTHGAPSKPVVADALSHTPTLRHRLDVHSPQCSFSLYAPTHASKEEWITAIREAQAECSAAVRSLHTPHQAESILASRPSSTSSSAFSTTSSETWPAEVLDCPLLPEQYSAPIWIPDSLALHCTRCCDAFTVWRRKHHCRLCGQVFCHACSNMLFRIDAAKPICMRACTACFTSTFGERVPMMLPARAQPSSAAVQRAVQHRPGVSMPNLLDITNQAPSPASTMPPPLTPVRRGARRSVKLKRPSHQRSWSIVSVPSAEAQLLGPVQTSTSGSLTLGSVPAAPAFRSDMPRSASAAAVQLQSVLHSELA from the exons ATGGCGGAAGGTGAGgagcgtgcaggcgcttgtAGCCAAGTACGTAGGGAACGGCATACGGCCCTCCGTACAAGCCGTCCGCGATACTCGCTTTCCAGTTTTGATCGACGCTCGAGCCTCTCGCCGCAGGAACTGAGCGAGAGCCTGGCGGAGAGTCGGGGTGCATTTTGGAACCGGTCTACCACAACTCCCAACGATGTAGATGACTTGAgtacgcgccgcatgatggagaagcggcgcagaatCGCGATGGAGTGGTACGATTCGGAGCGGATCTATGTTGAGGGTCTGGCCCTGCTCGAGACG CTTTACTATAATCCTCTGTATATCTCGAGCCAAACTGATGACCCCATCTTGCCTCGCCATGCGCTGAGCCACATTTTCTGCAACTTTGTAGACATTGTGCAGCTCAGCCGCGAGCTCTTCTTCCGGCTCGAAGAGCGGCTTGGCCATTCTGTGTACGACACTTTTACGACCTCTGCACCTTTTGCTGCGTGGGATCCACGGAAAGATACGCTGGGCGATCTCTTGGTTCCCATTGCACCCTTTTTCAAGATGTATACCTTGTTTACAAAAAATTATGCTGGCTCGGTACAGTATATCGAACAAGGCCGCAAGACGTACCCCCGATTTGACACAtttgtccagcgcgccgatgtGCGTGCAGGTGCACAGGGTGGACGCAATGCCGATCTAGGCTTCCAGTCCCAGTTGCTTACACTGGTCCAGCGCGTGCCTCGCTACCGACTCTTTTTACAAGCTCTCTTGCACAATACGCCGCGCTGGCATGCAGATCATGCGTTCCTGCATACCGTATCGCTTACTGTTGACAAGATTGCAGCAGCCATGGACGATCAGGTCCACGAGCACGATGCgatgctcgtcgcgctcggcctgCAGCGGACGCTTCTGGGTATGGACGAAAGGCTGATTGTTCCGGGGCGGCGGCTGCTCAAGTGGGGCTCCTTACTGAAGACGGGGCGCAAAGATATCCAGCTGCGGCGTATTTACTTGTTCTCAGACATGGTCCTCCTTGCGAGCGATCGCTCTACCGCCGACGTGCACGACAAGCGTGCAGAAACGTCTTTGCACGCCCCGGTCAAGCACCTCACCCAAAAACTCAGGCTGGCCGACTTTACGATCGTGAGCGGTGATGGGAATACACATGgggcgccgagcaagccTGTCGTTGCCGATGCATTGTCGCACACACCCACGCTGCGCCACCGGCTCGATGTGCACTCGCCGCAGTGCAGCTTTTCGCTTTACGCGCCAACACACGCCTCGAAAGAAGAATGGATCACTGCGATCCGCGAGGCGCAAGCAgagtgcagcgccgctgtacGCTCTTTGCACACACCACACCAAGCCGAGTCCATACTCGCCTCGCGTCCAtccagcacaagcagcagcgcatttTCCACCACGAGCTCCGAGACGTGGCCGGCGGAAGTGTTGGACTGCCCGCTGCTGCCCGAGCAGTACTCTGCGCCCATCTGGATTCCAGATAGCCTTGCACTCCACTGTACACGATGCTGCGATGCGTTTACCGTgtggcgccgcaagcaccaTTGCCGCTTGTGTGGACAGGTATTTTGCCATGCGTGCTCCAACATGCTGTTTCGAATCGATGCGGCGAAGCCAATTTGTATGCGTGCTTGCACTGCATGCTTCACCTCGACATTTGGCGAGCGTGTTCCCATGATGCtgcccgcgcgcgcgcagcccTCTTCAGCGGCTGTACaacgcgcggtgcagcacagACCGGGTGTGTCTATGCCGAACCTTTTGGATATCACGAATCAAGCTCCTTCTCCGGCATCAACAATGCCTCCACCTCTTACCCCTGTACGCCGTGGCGCACGCCGAAGCGTCAAGCTGAAACGTCCCTCGCACCAGCGGAGTTGGTCGATTGTGAGCGTGCCGTCCGCGGAAGCACAGTTGCTTGGCCCCGTGCAAACGTCCACGTCCGGCTCACTCACACTGGGCTCTGtacctgcagcgccagcattCCGCAGCGATATGCCGCGCTCTGCTTCGGCCGCTGCCGTGCAGCTCCAGTCTGTGCTCCATAGCGAACTAGCGTAG
- a CDS encoding uncharacterized protein (TransMembrane:1 (o893-912i); COG:S; EggNog:ENOG503NY8B) — protein sequence MVQAPALIPTSDEEEAVGLASSDASVSSGAEILPVRTPRHTLFGRAPRKRIPARFAQPAPQAPAPQAPAPSTPRRRSLRARKITQIHPYTLEALRYRRELYKNNWEDAVVSQRESRRLALAQHAELGSWHAQSDADDEGSERENGGGRSRSSSPILVARSHTPVHEIAARASPQASPSPPHESDSGDSTDYERRFRVLKRMMPARMARACIDDLRAMRHGEAYDDAGEVPRRASPSAEHALRPGESRKRRGHVSPDAPLISDADDSTDTEPASPPPLEQESDLRAWMAPNPLSPPRREVDAIDQMLVRAKSSARGFGQQTMRSTAQHAKEPARPKKKHAGAQMYHVYVHGQERIQSKRGDLQGAAHVPILPSKPRLPRTDMRNHAALLTFSTQRAMPTLPHPVPRTQKRSVKVPAPLAGVTQAPPTPPVPATSPHALPPSLADALQELHAWDTLAHFQMDFGIAPPPLGMRFATFTPLARGQLHSLLHPSSSIPEPSTYHLFGHDVHLSSSMDEMEQTLPAVWDALWDAAQECDTTSQAHDLFFFLGVWLTWQTRLSERPTVQDDFSAQRAATYLCDQIEAIFDRGIAHHGTRLALLWFRVQVLWRLYAASEPEVRAEHELHVLEAAQPLMAHLLADGIHKCIEALRTAPEQTSYAAQLWINLAHLLHSMDENGAAFWDVLCTALDASMQLAPASGLLWAERAWYVLFAVQALAHFGAAAGVAGSHTLLHAHWPFVLKVLRMTRLRFDERVERAAPRALLFRRDAYIHILLRRCMHLASAWRWSLVHADGVLAWLFDIFDAYRLKDLPSEQDHDFAPFLRRFDIALLLQGAPLGTAYHVFLQLLARAAHARKAACIPSEADRSLSRLFSRMTPVRIMPFSRTNIPTAAERAMLFNHYSMVMLFLYFVPSTAVQRLRQIRSFLSFRTADRLSQLTCIRAMVYAGALFRHHALPLDPVLHWFVDVCRMACSEHAELHAQVPAVDAFAARRNAAEKKEAIRILVVLLRSIQHLTLHGSLDAQAPPAFPPPGLLQPTWTDELLRHALECDHEVDVEILRVIRTFLHQREAVTAPLVALEEDALWTDPALAVLLGEDAPDLVPAPRHDAMDYALAQALHTRISPAIFAAMTNTLQLQPKQSSRTPGGDVEELVRYAKEDEWISLLVECWAGAAHVLVQHDLRDWSAYLTLGNESWKRLADPIKKRDIALRFVVNMAKLDPSAYTAHRMECLAVWFQCIAARDITFQPFLSVLLMLGPGEPLALFDGAAQLFWDEPVPSSQHAAHLPPLDTGEFVAKRLQLLQRVLCNLGAVQNLGTGFVIQCVSALLSSVRIYLETTIGEERIRYAAFASELLASIRALDPVVLRGVGVELHATALLVQGKL from the coding sequence ATGGTCCAAGCACCGGCACTCATTCCTACCTCGGATGAAGAGGAGGCGGTGGGGCTGGCCAGCAGTGATGCGTCCGTATCGAGCGGTGCAGAGATTTTGCCTGTGCGCACCCCGCGGCACACCTTGTTTGggagagcgccgcgcaaacgcaTCCCAGCGCGGTTTGCacagcctgcgccgcaggctccggcgccgcaagctccagcgccgagcacgccgcggcggcgcagtttgcgcgcgcgcaaaataaCACAGATTCATCCATATACGCTCGAGGCACTGCGATACCGCCGCGAGTTGTACAAGAACAATTGGGAGGACGCAGTGGTTTCCCAGCGCGAATCACGTCGTCTTGCACTGgcccagcacgccgagcttggCTCGTGGCATGCACAGTCTGATGCAGACGACGAAGGTTCTGAGCGTGAGAATGGCGGCGGCCGTTCGCGGTCGTCCTCGCCGATCCTCGTTGCACGATCGCACACACCGGTGCACGAAATCGCCGCAAGAGCGTCGCCGCAAGCATCGCCTTCTCCTCCTCACGAAAGCGATAGCGGCGACAGCACCGATTATGAACGGCGTTTCCGGGTGCTTAAACGAATGATGCCTGCACGCATGGCTCGCGCATGTATCGACGACCTGCGTGCGATGCGTCATGGAGAAGCGTACGACGACGCTGGCGaggtgccgcgccgtgcaagtcCATCTGCGGAGCATGCACTCCGCCCCGGCGagtcgcgcaagcgtcgTGGGCACGTTTCGCCCGACGCCCCTCTTATTTCTGACGCCGACGACAGCACCGATACAGAGCcagcatcgccgccgccgctcgagcaagaaagtgatttgcgcgcctggATGGCGCCAAATCCACTGTCGCCCCCGCGACGCGAAGTAGATGCGATCGATCAGATGCTCGTACGTGCTAAAAGCAGTGCGCGTGGATTTGGCCAGCAgacaatgcgcagcacggcgcaacACGCGAAGGAGCCTGCGCGCCCGAAAAAAAAGCATGCCGGTGCACAAATGTACCATGTGTATGTACACGGCCAGGAGCGTATCCAGTCCAAGCGTGGTGACTTGcaaggtgcagcgcacgtaCCCATTCTCCCCAGCAAGCCACGGCTGCCTCGCACAGACATGCGCAATCATGCTGCGCTCCTCACCTTTTCCacccagcgcgccatgcccaCGCTTCCCCATCCTGTGCCACGCACACAAAAGCGCTCCGTAAAAGTGCCGGCGCCTCTTGCCGGTGTAACACAAGCACCGCCGACACCCCCCGTGCCGGCCACgtcgccgcacgcgctcccGCCCTCGCTAGCTGATGCACTGCAGGAACTCCACGCTTGGGACACGCTAGCGCATTTCCAAATGGACTTTGGCATAGCACCGCCTCCCCTTGGCATGCGCTTTGCCACGTtcacgccgcttgcgcgcggacAGCTACACAGCCTTCTGCACCCATCCTCCTCTATCCCCGAGCCCTCGACATACCACTTGTTTGGGCACGATGTGCATCTATCGAGCAGCATGGATGAAATGGAACAAACGCTTCCTGCCGTGTGGGACGCGCTGTGGGACGCAGCACAAGAATGCGACACGACCAGCCAAGCACACGACCTCTTTTTTTTCCTTGGCGTGTGGCTCACATGGCAGACGCGCCTTTCCGAACGCCCCACCGTCCAAGACGACTTttccgcgcagcgcgccgcgaccTATTTGTGCGACCAGATTGAAGCCATATTTGACcgcggcatcgcgcatcatggcacgcgcctcgctcTGCTATGGTTCCGTGTGCAGGTGCTGTGGCGCCTGTATGCTGCATCGGAGCCCGAAGTGCGCGCTGAGCATGAATTGCATGTTCTTGAAGCCGCACAGCCCCTCATGGCCCACCTGCTCGCCGATGGCATCCACAAGTGCAttgaagcgctgcgcacggcaccCGAGCAGACCAGCTACGCCGCACAGCTTTGGATCAACCTTGCGCACCTGCTTCATAGCATGGACGAAaacggcgcagcgtttTGGGATGTGCTGTGCACTGCACTGGatgcatcgatgcagcttgcgccggcGTCGGGGCTGCTATGGGCCGAGCGCGCATGGTATGTCTTGTTTGCCGTTCAAGCCCTCGCGCAtttcggcgccgccgctggcgtTGCAGGCTCGCACACTTTGCTCCACGCACACTGGCCGTTTGTGCTAAAGGTACTGCGCATGACGCGTCTGCGTTTtgacgagcgcgtcgagcgcgccgcgccgcgtgcgcttcttttccgGCGCGATGCGTACATCCATATacttttgcggcgctgcatgcaccTCGCATCTGCATGGCGGTGGTCGCTTGTGCATGCCGACGGTGTGCTAGCATGGCTCTTTGACATTTTCGATGCGTACCGTCTCAAAGATTTGCCGAGCGAGCAAGACCACGATTTTGCGCCgtttctgcggcgctttgaCATTGCTCTGCTGTTGCagggcgcgccgctcggcacggcGTACCACGTTTTTCTCCAGCTGTTggcccgcgccgcgcacgcgcgcaaagctgcATGTATACCCAGCGAGGCCGACCGGAGCTTATCGCGTTTATTTTCGCGTATGACGCCTGTGCGCATAATGCCGTTCAGCCGCACCAACATACCGACCGCGGCAGAGCGTGCGATGCTGTTCAACCACTACTCGATGGTGATGCTATTTCTCTACTTTGTTCCAAGCACTGCCGTCCAACGCCTGCGCCAAATACGCAGTTTTTTATCCTTCCGTACGGCCGACAGGCTCAGCCAGCTGACGTGCATTCGCGCCATGGTGTATGCCGGCGCATTATTCCGGCACCACGCTTTGCCGCTGGATCCTGTGCTGCATTGGTTTGTCGATGTGTGTCGCATGGCATGCAgcgagcacgccgagctccACGCGCAGGTCCCAGCCGTGGACGCGtttgcagcacggcgcaatgccgcgGAGAAAAAAGAGGCGATCCGCATTCTTGTGGTCCTCCTGCGTTCCATACAGCACCTCACTTTGCACGGCTCCCTGgacgcgcaagcgccgcccgcgTTCCCCCCGCCTGGCCTTTTGCAGCCGACGTGGACGGACGAATTAttgcggcacgcgcttgAATGCGACCATGAAGTAGACGTCGAGATTCTGCGTGTGATCCGCACCTTTTTGCACCAGCGCGAGGCTGTGACTGCTCCGTTGGTGGCACTGGAAGAAGACGCATTGTGGACAGACCCTGCCTTGGCTGTATTGCTGGGGGAAGATGCGCCGGATTtagtgcctgcgccgcgtcatGACGCAATGGATtatgcgcttgcgcaagcattGCACACGCGCATATCTCCGGCTATTTTTGCCGCCATGACCAatacgctgcagctgcagccgAAGCAGTCGTCGCGCACTCCCGGGGGCGATGTCGAAGAGCTGGTGCGCTACGCAAAAGAGGACGAGTGGATCAGTTTGCTGGTCGAGTGCTGggctggcgcagcgcacgtccTTGTGCAGCATGATTTGCGCGATTGGAGTGCGTACTTGACGCTTGGAAATGAGTCCTGGAAACGACTTGCGGACCCCATCAAGAAGCGCGATATTGCGCTACGGTTCGTGGTCAACATGGCAAAACTGGATCCAAGTGCGTACACAGCGCACAGAATGGAATGCCTTGCCGTGTGGTTCCAGtgcattgctgcgcgcgacatcACATTCCAGCCATTTCTTTCCGTGCTGCTCATGCTAGGGCCCGGCGAGCCCCTTGCGCTTTTtgacggcgctgcgcagctaTTCTGGGACGAACCGGTGCCTTCAAGCcagcatgcagcgcatttgccgccgctggataCGGGCGAGTTTGTCGCAAAGCGTctccagctgctccagcgTGTTCTTTGCAATctcggcgccgtgcaaaaTCTCGGCACAGGTTTTGTGATTCAGTGTGTCTCCGCATTGCTttccagcgtgcgcatctACTTGGAAACTACGATTGGAGAAGAGCGAATAAGGTATGCGGCGTTTGCGAGCGAGCTTCTTGCAAGCATTCGCGCACTCGACCCCGTGgttttgcgcggcgtgggcgtGGAATTGCACGCCACGGCGCTGTTGGTGCAGGGAAAGTTGTAG
- a CDS encoding sphingolipid 8-(E)-desaturase (TransMembrane:6 (i201-218o224-241i262-282o358-380i387-410o416-436i); COG:I; EggNog:ENOG503NUM0), producing the protein MATVCGTATPAWGTHDLPTLTLTRAQIAERIAQGDVLVLHRRLVYRLNYWVDKHPGGDLAILHFVGRDAKDEIEVYHSETTIRMLMRRFAIAQLAEEDATDIQNGRVFRPLMPPIQLGYRDGKLDHPDAQLDVWKRSKSVHSTLDARVQSFPIPTAMLEPPPSNVSLLDEARISHAFEVMHQRIKDAGLYTLNPWNYAREAVRYAMVAICSYVLYHAAPHLQGWWSTTAYLGSALALGVLWQQLTFVAHDAGHCGITHSWPVDHFIGVVVAAYIGGLSLVWWCDNHDVHHLVTNHPEHDPDIQHMPIFAVTPRFVQEPSAPRAKQHSQAPRGLWSSYYRRVMYFDAAAQLLLRFQHRLYYIIMSLARFNLYFLSYSFLFLKAKWDRWFYFEVVGLVSFWAWYGGIVLANLPNWRIALGYMLLSHMAASPVHVQIVLSHFAQDTSDLGPQECFPSRQIRTTMDVQCGKEIEFIHGGLHMQVTHHLFPRLPRHNLRAARDLFTRPFCEEMGLLYEEMSFGPGNGKVLRRLKDIADQVSFLFCVADAQARGELHG; encoded by the coding sequence atggcgacggTCTGCGGCACTGCTACCCCAGCATGGGGCACGCACGATTTGCCAACTTTGACGCtgacgcgcgcacaaaTAGCCGAAAGAATCGCACAGGGCGACGTGCTTGTACTGCACCGCCGGCTCGTGTACAGGCTGAATTATTGGGTTGATAAGCATCCTGGCGGCGACCTCGCCATCCTACACTTTGTGggccgcgatgcaaaagacgAAATTGAAGTATACCATTCGGAAACAACGATACGCATGCTAATGCGCCGATTTGCTATTGCACAATTGGCAGAAGAGGACGCTACCGACATACAAAACGGGCGCGTTTTTCGACCGCTCATGCCACCCATCCAGCTGGGCTACCGGGATGGCAAGCTGGACCATCCCGATGCACAGCTGGATGTGTGGAAGCGCTCAAAATCCGTGCACTCTACGCttgacgcgcgcgtgcaatcGTTCCCTATACCGACCGCGATGCTAGAAccgccgccgagcaacgtgtcgctgctggacgaagcgcgcatttcgcATGCGTTTGAGGTTATGCACCAGAGAATCAAAGATGCGGGGCTGTATACTTTGAATCCGTGGAACTATGCGCGCGAAGCTGTGCGATACGCAATGGTCGCCATATGTTCCTACGTGCTTTATCATGCTGCGCCCCATTTGCAAGGATGGTGGAGTACCACGGCGTACCTGGGctctgcgctcgcgctgggcgTACTTTGGCAGCAGCTTACGTTTGTCGCACACGATGCAGGTCATTGCGGCATTACACATAGCTGGCCCGTGGACCACTTTATcggcgtcgtcgtcgcggcgTACATTGGCGGATTGTCGCTTGTGTGGTGGTGCGATAACCACGACGTGCACCACCTAGTGACAAACCATCCGGAACACGATCCCGATATCCAGCACATGCCCATCTTTGCCGTTACGCCGCGTTTTGTGCAGGAGCCAAGCGCACCGCGTGCAAAGCAACAttcgcaagcgccgcgcggttTGTGGTCATCATACTACCGCCGCGTCATGTACTTtgacgctgcggcgcagctcttATTGCGTTTCCAGCACCGACTTTATTACATCATCATgtcgcttgcgcgcttcaACCTCTACTTTTTATCCTATAGCTTCCTCTTTCTCAAGGCCAAGTGGGACCGCTGGTTCTACTTCGAGGTGGTGGGTTTGGTTTCGTTTTGGGCATGGTACGGCGGGATAGTCCTAGCCAATTTGCCCAACtggcgcattgcgctggGGTACATGCTTCTTTCACACATGGCAGCGAGCCCTGTGCACGTCCAAATTGTCCTTTCGCACTTTGCACAAGATACGTCGGACTTGGGGCCACAAGAGTGCTTTCCGTCGCGCCAAATCCGCACGACGATGGATGTGCAGTGCGGCAAAGAAATTGAGTTTATCCACGGCGGGCTGCACATGCAAGTCACACACCACTTGTTtccgcgcttgccgcggcacaatctgcgcgccgcgcgcgatttgtTTACGCGGCCGTTTTGCGAGGAGATGGGGCTGTTGTACGAGGAAATGTCGTTTGGGCCGGGAAATGGCAAGGTACTGCGGCGCCTGAAGGATATTGCCGACCAAGTGTCGTTCTTGTTTTGCGTTGCAGATGCACAGGCGAGAGGCGAGTTGCATGGATAG
- a CDS encoding uncharacterized protein (COG:U; EggNog:ENOG503P1FC), with protein MTEAPKHATLQTGIPVYAIGFSNDMHIFYVGGGGAGRSGVSNAIKSAKLQRGDNALTLHPAGEFKLRGDEDAPMCVTVSPSSDALVVGINSAADIVRGGENRHLRVYDFGVQASPGARAEGQADLHVDIRERSALASLGMADPEQYQKTVSFSPDGKLLAVGSSDGRLQLHRYPSLEPVWSSTQDTFTSDEEIYDTDFSQDGTQLACTTQSKVVVLSTSPRTKEKGGVLTYTPRILQTIDSATIGTSERGAFRMAKFGRTKTMDVGTRDMLFTLVNTAPSKDAKARPSYIVAWNADKWQITAIRKVSQRPATVLTVSPDGRFVACGMSDLNHSSSTAEN; from the exons ATGACGGAAGCGCCGAAGCATGCAACCCTGCAAACGGGCATTCCCGTGTATGCGATCGGGTTTAGCAATGATATGCACATATTCTACGTAGGCGGTGGTGGCGCAGGCCGCTCTGGAGTGTCGAATGCAATT AAATCCGCaaagctgcagcgcgggGACAATGCACTAACGCTCCATCCCGCCGGCGAATTCAAGCTCCGCGGCGATGAAGATGCACCTATGTGTGTTACTGTGTCGCCATcgagcgatgcactcgTGGTTGGCATTAACTCTGCGGCGGACATTGTGCGCGGGGGCGAGAATCGTCATTTGCGCGTGTACGATTTCGGCGTGCAAGCCAGTCCTGGCGCACGTGCAGAAGGCCAAGC TGACTTGCATGTCGATATCCGGGAGCGCAGTGCACTTGCATCGCTCGGTATGGCCGATCCCGAACAGTACCAAAAAACCGTTTCCTTCTCCCCGGATGGAAAGCTGCTTGCCGTTGGCAGCAGTGATGGGCGT CTTCAATTGCACCGCTACCCAAGCCTGGAACCCGTATGGAGCTCTACTCAGGACACGTTTACCAGCGACGAAGAGATTTACGACACCGATTTTTCTCAGGACGGGACGCAGCTTGCATGCACCACGCAGTCCAAGGTCGTTGTTCTATCCACATCTCCCAGGACGAAAGAAAAAGGCGGTGTGCTTACATACACCCCTCGCATCCTCCAGACCATCGATAGCGCAACCATCGGTACGtcggagcgcggcgcgttcCGCATGGCCAAGTTTGGCCGTACAAAGACGATGGATGTCGGCACACGCGATATGCTTTTTACCCTTGTCAACACTGCGCCATCGAAAgatgccaaggcgcgcccAAGCTACATTGTCGCTTGGAATGCCGACAAGTGGCAGATTACCGCAATTCGAAAAGTGTCGCAGCGGCCCGCTACCGTGCTCACAGTTAGCCCCGACGGCCGCTTTGTCGCGTGCGGCATGTCGGATTTAAAT CACTCTTCGTCCACTGCTGAAAATTGA